One Paracidovorax avenae ATCC 19860 genomic region harbors:
- a CDS encoding putative bifunctional diguanylate cyclase/phosphodiesterase, with protein sequence MSALSSYAVTAFMPSRYDPLVVAASFAIAVLASYVTLDLARRVHVSQRHIGVVWWAAGSAVMGTGIWAMHFLGMQAFQLPIVLGFSGGLTMLSWLAAVLASALALGLASLPRFGRWQILVGAAFMGAGISGMHYIGMEAMKMSIDIVWDPVLVGLSIAVAFFASATALYIFQWLIHIRQDRRRTWYQAASALVMGIAICGMHYTGMAAASFPEGAICLSADGLGGPGLTAMVVLSSGMLLLSTLFTSVLDARLQSTARQLNASLQESNARLTEANAQLQKQAFADPLTLLPNRLLFEDRLSHALLRLDRLRRRDAGQRLGVMFVDLDGFKPINDSFGHAAGDAILRSAAERLRLQARESDTVARVGGDEFLLLLENVNGPADCLAVAHRLLNSLGQPFEVAGKTVQIACSIGIVVYPDHGERDKLVANADAAMYAAKRAGGNSYAMFESHMDSDATAQLSLQHDLRQAIPRGELSLHYQPKIDARRGRINGVEALLRWRHPERGNVSPVEFIPVAERFGLIAQLGNWVIEEACRQMAAWTWDGLRMRVAINLSAYQLRESGLADRIRDALQRHGVPASHLLCEITESVAMEDTRATQRAIEELGRIGVYLSIDDFGTGYSSLHYLRSLPARQLKIDRSFVRDLEEQEDARAVVDAVVRLAHALGLRVVAEGVETEGQRDILAAMHCDELQGFYFARPMPADTLLAWAVGDKPEGAADFSPSIIDLQAIGPAADVPA encoded by the coding sequence ATGTCCGCCCTCTCCAGTTACGCCGTCACCGCATTCATGCCATCGCGCTACGATCCGCTGGTGGTGGCGGCCTCCTTCGCCATCGCGGTGCTGGCCAGCTACGTGACGCTGGACCTGGCGCGCCGGGTGCATGTGTCGCAGCGTCACATCGGCGTGGTCTGGTGGGCCGCGGGCTCGGCGGTGATGGGCACGGGCATCTGGGCCATGCACTTCCTGGGAATGCAGGCCTTCCAGCTGCCCATCGTGCTGGGCTTTTCCGGCGGCCTCACGATGCTGTCCTGGCTCGCCGCGGTGCTGGCTTCGGCCCTGGCGCTGGGACTGGCCAGCCTGCCGCGGTTCGGCCGGTGGCAGATCCTTGTCGGCGCGGCCTTCATGGGCGCGGGCATCAGCGGCATGCACTACATCGGCATGGAAGCCATGAAGATGTCCATCGACATCGTGTGGGACCCGGTGCTGGTCGGGCTGTCGATCGCGGTGGCCTTTTTCGCGTCGGCCACCGCGCTGTACATCTTCCAGTGGCTCATCCACATCCGGCAGGACCGGCGCCGGACGTGGTACCAGGCGGCCTCGGCGCTAGTGATGGGCATCGCCATCTGCGGCATGCATTACACGGGCATGGCGGCCGCATCCTTCCCCGAAGGCGCGATCTGCCTGAGCGCCGACGGCCTGGGCGGCCCCGGCCTCACCGCCATGGTGGTGCTGTCGTCCGGCATGCTCTTGCTGAGCACGCTGTTCACATCCGTGCTGGACGCGCGCCTGCAGAGCACCGCGCGGCAGCTCAACGCGTCCCTGCAGGAGAGCAATGCCCGCCTCACCGAAGCCAATGCCCAGTTGCAGAAGCAGGCCTTCGCGGACCCCCTGACCCTGCTGCCCAACCGGCTGCTCTTCGAGGACCGGCTGTCCCACGCCCTGCTGCGCCTGGACCGCCTGCGGCGCCGCGATGCCGGCCAGCGCCTGGGCGTGATGTTCGTGGACCTGGACGGCTTCAAGCCCATCAACGACTCCTTCGGCCATGCGGCGGGGGACGCGATCCTGCGCAGCGCCGCCGAACGCCTTCGGCTGCAGGCCCGCGAGAGCGATACCGTGGCCCGCGTGGGCGGCGACGAGTTCCTGCTCCTGCTGGAAAACGTGAACGGCCCGGCCGACTGCCTCGCGGTGGCGCACCGGCTGCTCAACTCCCTGGGCCAGCCGTTCGAGGTGGCCGGCAAGACGGTGCAGATCGCCTGCTCCATCGGCATCGTCGTATATCCGGACCACGGCGAGCGCGACAAGCTCGTCGCGAACGCCGACGCCGCCATGTATGCCGCCAAGCGGGCCGGCGGCAACAGCTACGCGATGTTCGAGTCGCACATGGATTCCGACGCCACGGCCCAGCTGTCGCTGCAGCACGACCTGCGGCAGGCGATCCCCCGCGGAGAGCTGTCGCTGCACTACCAGCCCAAGATCGACGCCCGGCGCGGCCGCATCAACGGCGTGGAGGCGCTGCTGCGCTGGCGGCATCCGGAGCGGGGCAACGTCAGCCCGGTGGAATTCATCCCGGTGGCCGAGCGCTTCGGCCTGATCGCGCAGCTCGGCAACTGGGTGATCGAGGAGGCCTGCCGGCAGATGGCCGCGTGGACCTGGGACGGGCTGCGCATGCGCGTGGCCATCAACCTCTCGGCCTACCAGTTGCGAGAAAGCGGGCTCGCCGACCGCATCCGCGACGCCCTGCAGCGGCATGGCGTGCCGGCCTCGCACCTGCTGTGCGAGATCACCGAATCGGTCGCGATGGAGGACACGCGCGCCACCCAGCGGGCCATCGAGGAACTGGGGCGCATCGGCGTGTACCTGTCCATCGACGACTTCGGCACTGGCTACTCCAGCCTGCACTACCTGCGCAGCCTGCCGGCACGCCAGCTCAAGATCGACCGCAGCTTCGTGCGCGACCTGGAGGAGCAGGAAGACGCCCGCGCCGTGGTGGATGCGGTGGTGCGGCTGGCGCACGCCCTGGGCCTGCGCGTGGTGGCCGAGGGCGTGGAAACGGAAGGCCAGCGCGATATCCTCGCGGCCATGCACTGCGACGAGCTGCAGGGCTTCTACTTCGCCCGGCCCATGCCGGCAGACACGCTGCTCGCCTGGGCCGTGGGCGACAAGCCCGAAGGCGCGGCGGACTTCAGCCCTTCGATCATCGACCTGCAGGCGATCGGCCCGGCCGCGGACGTACCGGCCTGA
- the fumC gene encoding class II fumarate hydratase, translating into MSTRTERDTFGPIEVPAHRLWGAQTQRSLQNFDISGERQPREILHALALVKRASASVNHALGLQDAKKTEAIIAAADEVAAGQHPDEFPLVVWQTGSGTQTNMNMNEVLANRASEILGGERGEGRAVHPNDDVNRSQSSNDVFPTAMHVAAVEALTHRLLPAIAKLRATLEKKAAEFDGIVKIGRTHLQDATPLTLGQEISGWVAQLAHGEKHVRDALPHLCELALGGTAVGTGLNAPKGYAEGVAKELARLTGLPFITSPNKFESLASCDALVHAHGALKTLAASMMKIANDVRWLASGPRSGIGEITIPENEPGSSIMPGKVNPTQSEAVTMLAAQVFGNDVAINIGGASGNFELNVFRPMVAHNFLQSVRLLADGMVSFNDHCAVGIEPNRERIGELVERSLMLVTALNTHIGYDKAAFIAKKAHKEGTSLREAAVASGHVTGEQFDQWVVPGNMVGR; encoded by the coding sequence ATGTCCACCCGTACGGAACGCGATACCTTTGGCCCCATCGAAGTCCCGGCCCACCGGCTCTGGGGCGCGCAGACGCAGCGCTCGCTGCAGAACTTCGACATCTCCGGCGAGCGCCAGCCGCGCGAGATCCTCCATGCCCTGGCCCTGGTCAAGCGCGCCTCGGCCAGCGTGAACCACGCCCTGGGCCTGCAGGACGCGAAGAAGACCGAGGCCATCATCGCCGCCGCCGACGAGGTGGCCGCCGGCCAGCATCCGGACGAGTTTCCGCTCGTCGTCTGGCAGACAGGGTCCGGCACGCAGACCAACATGAACATGAACGAGGTGCTGGCCAACCGCGCGAGCGAGATCCTCGGCGGCGAGCGTGGCGAAGGCAGGGCGGTCCATCCCAACGACGACGTGAACCGCAGCCAGTCCAGCAACGACGTGTTCCCCACGGCCATGCACGTGGCGGCCGTGGAAGCGCTCACCCACCGGCTGCTGCCCGCCATCGCGAAGCTGCGAGCCACCCTGGAGAAGAAGGCGGCGGAGTTCGACGGCATCGTGAAGATCGGGCGCACGCACCTGCAGGATGCGACCCCCCTCACGCTCGGCCAGGAGATCTCCGGCTGGGTGGCCCAGCTGGCGCATGGCGAAAAGCATGTGCGCGACGCACTGCCCCATCTCTGCGAACTGGCGCTGGGCGGCACCGCCGTGGGCACGGGGCTGAACGCGCCCAAGGGCTACGCCGAGGGCGTGGCGAAGGAGCTGGCCCGGCTGACGGGGCTGCCCTTCATCACCTCGCCCAACAAGTTCGAGTCGCTCGCGTCGTGCGACGCGCTGGTGCATGCCCACGGTGCGCTCAAGACGCTGGCGGCCAGCATGATGAAGATCGCCAACGACGTGCGCTGGCTGGCCAGCGGCCCGCGCAGCGGCATCGGGGAGATCACGATCCCCGAGAACGAGCCGGGCTCGTCGATCATGCCGGGCAAGGTGAACCCCACGCAGAGCGAGGCCGTGACCATGCTGGCGGCGCAGGTCTTCGGCAACGACGTGGCCATCAACATCGGCGGCGCCTCCGGCAATTTCGAGCTGAACGTGTTCCGCCCGATGGTGGCCCACAACTTCCTGCAGAGCGTGCGCCTGCTCGCCGACGGCATGGTGAGCTTCAATGACCACTGCGCCGTGGGCATCGAGCCGAACCGCGAGCGCATCGGCGAACTGGTGGAGCGTTCCCTGATGCTGGTGACGGCGCTCAATACCCACATCGGCTACGACAAGGCAGCCTTCATCGCCAAGAAGGCCCACAAGGAAGGCACTTCGCTGCGCGAGGCGGCCGTGGCTTCGGGCCACGTGACGGGCGAGCAGTTCGACCAGTGGGTGGTACCCGGCAACATGGTGGGCCGCTGA
- a CDS encoding DNA topoisomerase IB: protein MYLPADPSARSRDAGPRPAPPERLPGGLRYVHPDTLPGLTRVLRGKHFRFRTPDGQWVTDEEEIARIRKLAIPPAYTNVWICPLPEGHLQATGLDARGRRQYRYHPEWRQQRDEAKFERMQAFGRALPRIRARVARDLQPRRGEPALSRAVVLATIVRLLDTTFLRVGNEEYAAANRSYGLTTLRNRHAGVRGSTLTLRFRGKSGVEQQATVDDPRVARVVRRCQQLPGQELFQYEDEDGTRHTVGSGDVNDYLHEIAGTDDSAPGGGMRFTAKDFRTWHGTAQALELTRIACTQPEGAPVATAKHILAEVARQLGNTPAVCKKSYIHPAVLELGSRLASDAGPGMQAVWERIGERAAGARGLSAVERRLMAFLQDTARARARADRKGRAARPASAARRTRRKAAA from the coding sequence ATGTACCTCCCCGCCGACCCATCCGCCCGTTCCCGCGACGCCGGGCCCCGCCCCGCCCCGCCGGAGCGCCTGCCAGGCGGCCTGCGCTACGTCCACCCCGACACGCTGCCGGGGCTTACCCGCGTGCTGCGCGGCAAGCACTTCAGGTTCCGCACGCCCGACGGGCAGTGGGTGACGGACGAGGAGGAGATCGCCCGCATCCGCAAGCTGGCGATTCCTCCAGCCTACACGAATGTCTGGATCTGCCCTCTGCCCGAAGGACACCTGCAGGCCACCGGGCTGGATGCGCGCGGGCGCCGGCAGTACCGCTACCACCCCGAATGGCGCCAGCAGCGCGACGAGGCCAAGTTCGAACGCATGCAGGCCTTCGGCCGGGCGCTGCCCCGCATCCGCGCACGCGTGGCGCGCGACCTACAGCCGCGGCGCGGCGAGCCTGCGCTTTCGCGCGCGGTGGTGCTGGCGACCATCGTCCGTCTGCTGGACACCACCTTCCTGCGCGTGGGCAATGAGGAATACGCGGCTGCCAACCGCTCCTACGGCCTCACCACGCTGCGCAACCGGCATGCGGGCGTGCGCGGCAGCACCCTGACCCTGCGCTTTCGCGGCAAGAGCGGCGTGGAGCAGCAGGCGACCGTGGACGACCCGCGCGTGGCCCGCGTGGTGCGCCGGTGCCAGCAGTTGCCGGGGCAGGAGCTCTTCCAGTACGAGGACGAAGACGGCACGCGGCACACCGTGGGCTCCGGCGACGTGAACGACTACCTGCACGAGATCGCGGGCACGGACGACAGCGCGCCGGGTGGCGGCATGCGCTTCACCGCCAAGGATTTCCGGACCTGGCACGGCACGGCGCAGGCCCTGGAGCTCACGCGCATCGCCTGCACCCAACCCGAGGGCGCCCCGGTCGCGACGGCCAAGCACATCCTGGCCGAAGTGGCGCGCCAGCTGGGCAACACCCCGGCGGTGTGCAAGAAGTCCTACATCCACCCTGCCGTTCTCGAACTCGGCTCTCGGCTCGCGTCGGACGCAGGGCCCGGCATGCAGGCGGTGTGGGAGCGCATCGGCGAGCGCGCCGCCGGGGCCCGGGGCCTCAGCGCCGTGGAGCGCCGGCTGATGGCCTTCCTGCAGGACACGGCCCGGGCCCGGGCGCGCGCCGACAGGAAAGGCCGCGCCGCCCGGCCTGCCTCCGCGGCCCGGCGCACCCGCCGCAAGGCGGCGGCCTGA
- a CDS encoding response regulator — protein MNDDPQRILVVEDEPDIADVVLDYLRHSGFEAEHVADGHAAIARLTGPTPPDLTLLDIMLPGMDGLEVLRQARRRTDRPIIMLTARVEEVDRLIGLELGADDYICKPFSPREVVARVRTVLRRSTARPSPAAQDAPLVLDEAFWQVHLRGTPVSLTPREFRLLQALASHSGRIFSRAQLLDMAYDDTLDVNERAIDSHIKNLRRKLRAADGSDHEWIRSVYGVGFSLEPPQE, from the coding sequence ATGAACGATGACCCCCAACGCATTCTGGTGGTCGAGGACGAGCCCGACATCGCGGATGTCGTCCTGGACTACCTGCGGCATTCCGGCTTCGAGGCCGAACACGTGGCCGACGGCCATGCCGCGATCGCCCGCCTCACCGGCCCCACGCCGCCCGACCTCACCCTGCTCGACATCATGCTGCCCGGCATGGATGGGCTGGAAGTGCTCAGGCAGGCGCGCCGGCGCACCGACCGCCCCATCATCATGCTCACTGCGCGGGTGGAAGAGGTGGACCGGCTGATCGGGCTGGAACTGGGCGCTGACGACTACATCTGCAAGCCTTTCTCGCCCCGCGAGGTCGTCGCGCGGGTGCGCACGGTGCTGCGCCGCAGCACGGCCCGTCCGTCGCCGGCCGCGCAGGACGCGCCCCTGGTGCTCGATGAGGCCTTCTGGCAGGTGCATCTGCGCGGCACGCCCGTTTCGCTCACGCCGCGCGAGTTCCGCCTGCTGCAAGCCCTGGCGAGCCACAGCGGCAGGATCTTCTCTCGCGCCCAGCTGCTCGACATGGCATACGACGACACGCTCGATGTGAACGAACGCGCGATCGACAGCCACATCAAGAACCTGCGCCGCAAGCTGCGCGCCGCCGACGGCAGCGACCACGAATGGATCCGGTCGGTCTATGGCGTGGGCTTCTCGCTGGAGCCGCCGCAGGAGTGA
- a CDS encoding ATP-binding protein, producing MPRLTLQSKAFLALSVLLAVLLALFVGFSRLGLQRGLGPYIAEIELGRLDWLAERLERVYVLHGGWQTLRTQPELWRQMHKPGAALPRATFGPSRPAPTARHGDTCDVDAYAFGDGNPPSPAGAPSGNAAPPSPDPNQHALSVRLGLVDSNRQLVAGVQPVQGTARRVLRGPRGEAIGQLVLLPPLDVETEADQAFLREQLVFVAWTGAAGLILALWLSWWLARRWLAPIGALVHGARRVAGGRLDTRVPVQGDDELARLASTFNDMAEQLANMEASRRQWIGDVAHELRTPLAAMRAEIEAVQDGVRTFDDRTALRLHRQVMRLIQLVGDLRASLDAAGDATPTAPEPVEPLPLLSEAMASMQARFDNAGISLDTSAVDACAGSHPPPVVRGDAAQLHRVYLNLLENSLRYTETGGRLCIAARTERKAGEGAWLVLQWDDTAPGVPAPELPRVFDRLYRAEASRTRAAGDTGGSGLGLAICRAIVQAHGGRITAEASPLGGLRILLTLPLLETPIHER from the coding sequence ATGCCACGACTGACCCTGCAGAGCAAAGCCTTCCTCGCGCTCAGCGTCCTGCTGGCCGTGCTGCTGGCACTGTTCGTGGGGTTCTCCCGCCTGGGCCTGCAGCGGGGGCTGGGTCCCTATATCGCAGAAATCGAACTCGGCCGGCTGGACTGGCTCGCGGAGCGACTGGAACGCGTCTATGTGCTGCACGGCGGCTGGCAGACCCTGCGCACGCAGCCCGAGCTGTGGCGCCAGATGCACAAGCCCGGCGCTGCGCTGCCCCGGGCGACCTTCGGGCCCTCCCGACCCGCCCCAACTGCAAGGCATGGTGATACATGCGATGTGGATGCCTATGCATTCGGCGACGGCAACCCGCCGTCCCCCGCCGGAGCGCCGTCCGGTAACGCCGCGCCCCCTTCTCCCGATCCCAACCAGCACGCGCTGTCGGTCCGCCTGGGGCTGGTCGACAGCAACCGCCAGCTGGTCGCGGGCGTCCAGCCCGTGCAGGGCACGGCCCGGCGCGTGCTGCGCGGCCCCCGCGGCGAAGCCATCGGCCAGCTCGTGCTGCTGCCGCCGCTGGACGTGGAGACCGAGGCGGACCAGGCCTTCCTGCGCGAGCAACTGGTGTTCGTCGCCTGGACGGGCGCCGCCGGCCTCATCCTGGCGCTCTGGCTGTCCTGGTGGCTGGCGCGGCGCTGGCTGGCCCCCATCGGCGCGCTGGTCCACGGGGCACGCCGGGTGGCCGGCGGCCGGCTGGACACGCGCGTGCCGGTGCAGGGCGACGACGAACTGGCGCGGCTCGCTTCCACGTTCAACGACATGGCGGAGCAGCTCGCGAACATGGAAGCCTCGCGCCGCCAGTGGATCGGCGACGTGGCACACGAACTCCGCACGCCCCTGGCGGCCATGCGCGCGGAGATCGAGGCCGTACAGGATGGCGTACGCACCTTCGACGACAGGACGGCACTGCGCCTGCACCGGCAGGTGATGCGGCTGATCCAGCTGGTGGGCGACCTGCGCGCGAGCCTCGACGCCGCAGGCGACGCCACGCCCACGGCCCCGGAGCCCGTGGAGCCGCTACCCCTGCTGTCGGAGGCCATGGCCTCGATGCAGGCGCGCTTCGACAACGCAGGCATCTCCCTGGACACGTCGGCGGTGGACGCCTGCGCGGGCAGCCACCCGCCGCCGGTGGTGCGGGGCGACGCGGCGCAACTGCACCGCGTGTACCTCAACCTGCTGGAAAACAGCCTGCGCTACACCGAAACGGGCGGCCGGCTCTGCATCGCCGCGCGCACCGAACGCAAGGCGGGCGAAGGCGCCTGGCTGGTGCTGCAATGGGACGATACGGCGCCCGGCGTCCCCGCACCGGAGTTGCCGCGCGTGTTCGACCGGCTCTACCGTGCCGAAGCCTCCCGCACCCGCGCCGCGGGCGACACCGGCGGCTCCGGGCTCGGGCTGGCCATCTGCCGGGCCATCGTGCAGGCGCACGGTGGACGGATCACCGCCGAGGCCTCGCCGCTGGGCGGCCTGCGCATTCTTCTCACCCTGCCCTTGCTGGAGACACCCATCCATGAACGATGA
- the proX gene encoding glycine betaine/L-proline ABC transporter substrate-binding protein ProX, producing MHITFQRSFPTPAGVPAFARAAACAFALALAALPAGAQSLPGKGISVQPLQSSNAEETFQTLLVSRALQKLGYDVQPIKEIEYATAHLAVANGDATFIADHWDPLHADFYKNAGGDAKLWRKGAYSPNAVQGYLIDRKTAEQYKITHIDQLKDPKLAKLFDANGDGRADLTGCNPGWGCEAVIEHQLKDFGLAGTVTHVQGSYAALMADTIARYKQGKPILYYTWTPYWVSGVLRPGRDVVWLQVPRSSLPGEQAGINTKLPDGKNYGFVPNVQKIVANKAFTEKNPAAAKLFEVMQLPVADINAQNLAMQQGQNRQADIERHVDGWIRAHQQTFDGWIAQAAAH from the coding sequence ATGCACATCACTTTCCAACGCTCCTTTCCTACCCCGGCGGGCGTGCCGGCATTCGCCCGTGCCGCCGCCTGTGCCTTCGCCCTGGCCCTGGCCGCGCTGCCTGCCGGCGCGCAATCCCTGCCCGGCAAGGGCATTTCCGTGCAGCCGCTGCAAAGCTCCAATGCCGAGGAAACCTTCCAGACGCTGCTGGTGTCCCGCGCGCTGCAGAAGCTCGGCTACGACGTGCAGCCCATCAAGGAAATCGAATACGCCACGGCCCATCTCGCGGTCGCCAACGGCGACGCCACTTTCATTGCCGACCACTGGGATCCGCTGCATGCCGACTTCTACAAGAACGCCGGCGGCGACGCGAAGCTCTGGCGCAAGGGGGCCTACTCGCCCAACGCGGTGCAGGGTTACCTGATCGACCGCAAGACGGCTGAGCAGTACAAGATCACCCACATCGACCAGCTCAAGGACCCGAAGCTCGCGAAGCTCTTCGACGCCAACGGCGACGGGCGCGCCGACCTCACGGGCTGCAATCCGGGCTGGGGCTGCGAAGCGGTCATCGAGCACCAGCTCAAGGATTTCGGCCTGGCGGGCACGGTCACGCACGTGCAGGGCAGCTACGCGGCGCTGATGGCCGACACCATCGCGCGCTACAAGCAGGGCAAGCCCATCCTCTACTACACCTGGACGCCCTACTGGGTGAGCGGCGTGCTGCGCCCCGGCCGGGACGTGGTATGGCTGCAGGTGCCCCGCTCCTCGCTTCCGGGCGAGCAGGCCGGCATCAACACGAAGCTGCCGGACGGCAAGAACTACGGCTTCGTGCCGAACGTGCAGAAGATCGTGGCGAACAAGGCCTTCACCGAGAAGAACCCGGCAGCGGCGAAGCTCTTCGAAGTGATGCAACTGCCGGTGGCCGACATCAACGCGCAGAACCTCGCCATGCAGCAGGGCCAGAACCGGCAGGCCGACATCGAGCGCCACGTGGACGGCTGGATCCGGGCACACCAGCAGACCTTCGACGGCTGGATCGCGCAGGCGGCCGCCCACTGA
- the proW gene encoding glycine betaine/L-proline ABC transporter permease ProW: MTATPTLPSSTSTTGNDALQATQVAQAHPAPAPDTNPWAAAGDGPAAVAPFGTQADPATGTPPAAPAADPWAASSATGPDAGGADWLNAAPDASASGATLPHDALASTGDPSQAAGGLHLSQLWDGSLPVEHWINQGLTWTVEHFRPAFQAVRAPVDATLAGVQSVLTGLPTLGMIAVVGLLAWQFAGRALALGAVVSLLLVAMLGIWQEAMVTLSLVLTSLAFCLLLGLPLGILLASSDRAQRLLRPALDAMQTTPAFVYLVPVVMLFGIGNVPGVVVTIVFALPPLVRLTNLGLRQVRPDLVEAARAYGASPLQMLWKVQLPLAMPSIMAGINQALMLSLSMVVIASMIAVGGLGQMVLRGIGRLDMGLATVGGLGIVLLAITLDRLTQAMGQPRRGARHWWQTGPAGLVVAAFTALRPAPGQAPRGGTPTAEPFSALPAAEEPALAGAAR, translated from the coding sequence ATGACCGCCACCCCGACGCTTCCTTCCTCCACCTCCACGACGGGTAACGACGCCCTCCAGGCCACCCAGGTGGCCCAGGCCCATCCCGCTCCGGCGCCCGACACCAACCCCTGGGCGGCAGCAGGCGACGGCCCTGCCGCCGTGGCTCCGTTCGGCACGCAGGCGGACCCTGCCACCGGCACGCCCCCGGCCGCACCTGCCGCAGACCCCTGGGCCGCCTCTTCGGCCACCGGGCCCGATGCCGGCGGCGCGGACTGGCTGAACGCCGCGCCCGACGCGTCCGCGAGCGGTGCCACGCTGCCTCACGACGCCCTGGCCAGCACGGGCGATCCGTCGCAGGCCGCGGGCGGCCTGCACCTGTCCCAGCTCTGGGACGGATCGCTTCCGGTGGAACACTGGATCAACCAGGGCCTGACCTGGACGGTGGAGCACTTCCGGCCCGCATTCCAGGCCGTGCGCGCACCGGTGGACGCCACGCTCGCCGGCGTGCAGTCGGTGCTCACCGGCCTGCCCACGCTGGGCATGATCGCCGTCGTGGGCCTGCTGGCATGGCAGTTCGCGGGCCGCGCGCTCGCCCTGGGCGCGGTGGTATCGCTGCTGCTGGTGGCGATGCTGGGCATCTGGCAGGAGGCGATGGTGACGCTGTCGCTCGTGCTCACCTCGCTGGCGTTCTGCCTGCTGCTGGGCCTGCCCCTGGGCATCCTGCTGGCCAGCAGCGACCGGGCACAGCGCCTGTTGCGCCCGGCGCTCGATGCCATGCAGACCACCCCAGCCTTCGTGTACCTCGTGCCGGTGGTGATGCTCTTCGGCATCGGCAACGTGCCGGGCGTGGTAGTGACCATCGTGTTCGCGCTGCCGCCGCTGGTGCGCCTCACCAACCTGGGCCTGCGGCAGGTGCGCCCCGACCTGGTGGAAGCCGCCCGCGCCTACGGAGCCTCGCCGCTGCAGATGCTCTGGAAGGTGCAGCTGCCGCTGGCCATGCCGTCGATCATGGCCGGTATCAACCAGGCCCTGATGCTGTCGCTTTCGATGGTCGTGATCGCCTCGATGATCGCCGTGGGCGGCCTGGGCCAGATGGTGCTGCGCGGCATCGGCCGACTGGACATGGGCCTGGCCACCGTGGGCGGTCTGGGCATCGTGCTGCTCGCGATCACGCTGGACCGCCTCACGCAGGCCATGGGCCAGCCGCGGCGTGGCGCACGCCACTGGTGGCAGACCGGCCCCGCTGGCCTGGTGGTGGCCGCCTTCACCGCGCTGCGCCCCGCCCCGGGGCAAGCCCCCCGCGGCGGCACCCCCACCGCGGAGCCCTTCTCCGCCCTGCCCGCAGCGGAAGAGCCCGCGCTGGCGGGGGCCGCCCGCTGA
- the proV gene encoding glycine betaine/L-proline ABC transporter ATP-binding protein ProV translates to MAKQITIDHVFKVFGDAPDTALELVRQGCSKQEILERTGQSIGVFDATFTIEAGEIFVVMGLSGSGKSTLVRMLNRLIEPTAGRILVEGSDINVLPDRALRALRRKDISMVFQSFALMPHMTVLDNTAFGLELAGVARAEREQQAAAALEQVGLAAWAQSYPDELSGGMQQRVGLARALASDPSILLMDEAFSALDPIIRTEMQSELLRLQQIRRRTIVFISHDLDEAMRIGDRIAIMKDGHVVQVGTPDEILRNPANDYVRNFVRGVDAAAVFKAGDIARKRLTVVREHTDRGCRPALQLIEGHDDNFAYVVTPAQRYLGTVSGDSLRAALQGHSGPLGLQHAFIPEVGTIPADAPVADLFGQVAQAPCALPVVDPDGRFRGVVSKTTLLRFLDRDTPPVPPTVPSPAHATRSAASEPARSHA, encoded by the coding sequence GTGGCCAAGCAAATCACCATCGACCATGTATTCAAGGTATTCGGCGACGCGCCCGATACCGCGCTCGAACTCGTGCGCCAGGGCTGCAGCAAGCAGGAGATCCTGGAGCGCACCGGCCAGTCCATCGGCGTCTTCGACGCCACCTTCACCATCGAGGCCGGCGAGATCTTCGTCGTCATGGGCCTGTCGGGCTCCGGCAAATCGACGCTGGTGCGCATGCTCAACCGCCTCATCGAGCCCACCGCGGGGCGCATCCTGGTCGAAGGCTCCGACATCAACGTGCTGCCGGACCGCGCCCTGCGGGCGCTGCGCCGCAAGGACATCAGCATGGTGTTCCAGTCGTTCGCCCTGATGCCCCACATGACCGTGCTCGACAACACCGCGTTCGGCCTGGAACTGGCGGGCGTGGCCCGCGCGGAGCGGGAGCAGCAGGCCGCTGCCGCGCTGGAGCAGGTGGGACTCGCCGCCTGGGCGCAGAGCTATCCGGACGAGCTCTCCGGCGGCATGCAGCAGCGCGTGGGGCTGGCCCGCGCGCTGGCGTCCGATCCATCCATCCTGCTGATGGACGAGGCCTTCTCGGCGCTCGACCCCATCATCCGCACCGAGATGCAGAGCGAACTGCTGCGGCTGCAGCAGATCCGCCGCCGCACCATCGTCTTCATCTCCCACGATCTCGACGAGGCCATGCGCATCGGCGACCGCATCGCCATCATGAAGGACGGGCACGTGGTGCAGGTCGGCACGCCGGACGAGATCCTGCGCAATCCGGCCAACGACTACGTGCGCAATTTCGTGCGCGGCGTGGACGCGGCTGCCGTGTTCAAGGCAGGCGACATCGCGCGCAAGCGGCTGACCGTGGTGCGCGAGCACACCGACCGGGGTTGCCGCCCCGCGCTGCAGCTCATCGAAGGGCATGACGACAACTTCGCCTACGTGGTCACGCCCGCGCAGCGGTACCTGGGCACCGTCTCCGGCGATTCGCTGCGGGCGGCACTGCAGGGCCACTCGGGTCCGCTGGGGCTGCAGCATGCCTTCATCCCGGAGGTGGGCACGATCCCGGCCGATGCCCCCGTGGCCGACCTGTTCGGCCAGGTCGCGCAGGCTCCGTGCGCCCTGCCGGTGGTGGATCCCGACGGCCGTTTCCGGGGCGTGGTCAGCAAGACCACGCTGCTGCGCTTCCTGGACCGCGACACCCCACCCGTGCCGCCGACGGTTCCGTCCCCCGCGCACGCGACCCGTTCCGCCGCATCCGAACCCGCAAGGAGCCACGCATGA